A stretch of the Pseudomonas sp. ACM7 genome encodes the following:
- a CDS encoding zinc-binding alcohol dehydrogenase family protein, whose translation MKALQFDKTGDLSALRYVEVPTPVPGADEVLIQIKAAGLNPGDVKNVLGRFPYTTLPRIPGRDFAGVVVEGPQALIGQEVWGTGRELGFFADGSHAQFVKLPANGVAKKPTHLSFAQAASLGVPYTTAWDALERSLVTAETRLLVIGGGAVGTAALALAKVRGAQVLAAARRPEQVKDLQAQGYQTLQLDKPEDLGAQVNAVYAGGADVIFDTTGFWLPASVPALAAFGRIAIIAAPVDGMVQLPALALYRKGGSVEGINSLLYGVQACAAMLEQFGTFFDQGLLPLPEGLFESPLEEGLARYAEVSQGGSDKVILLP comes from the coding sequence ATGAAAGCACTGCAATTCGACAAGACCGGTGACCTCTCGGCCCTGCGCTACGTTGAGGTTCCAACCCCCGTCCCCGGCGCCGATGAAGTGCTGATCCAGATCAAGGCCGCCGGCCTCAACCCCGGCGATGTGAAGAACGTGCTCGGGCGTTTTCCCTACACCACACTGCCGCGGATTCCCGGTCGTGATTTCGCCGGTGTAGTCGTTGAAGGCCCGCAGGCGCTGATCGGTCAGGAAGTCTGGGGCACCGGCCGTGAATTGGGATTTTTCGCCGATGGCTCGCACGCACAATTCGTCAAACTGCCGGCCAATGGCGTGGCGAAAAAGCCGACCCATCTGAGTTTTGCCCAGGCTGCAAGCCTCGGCGTGCCGTACACCACGGCGTGGGATGCGTTGGAGCGCAGTCTCGTGACGGCCGAAACCCGGTTGCTGGTGATCGGTGGCGGGGCGGTTGGCACTGCGGCGCTGGCGCTGGCCAAAGTGCGTGGCGCTCAAGTACTGGCAGCGGCGCGGCGGCCGGAACAGGTCAAGGATTTGCAGGCCCAGGGGTATCAGACGCTGCAACTGGATAAACCCGAGGATCTCGGTGCTCAGGTGAACGCCGTGTATGCCGGCGGCGCCGATGTGATTTTCGACACCACCGGTTTCTGGCTGCCGGCCTCGGTCCCGGCGCTGGCTGCGTTCGGTCGCATCGCGATCATCGCCGCGCCGGTGGACGGCATGGTGCAATTGCCGGCCCTGGCGCTGTATCGCAAGGGCGGTTCGGTGGAGGGGATCAACTCGTTGTTGTACGGCGTCCAGGCGTGTGCGGCGATGCTTGAGCAATTCGGCACGTTCTTCGATCAGGGCTTGTTGCCGTTGCCCGAGGGTTTGTTTGAATCGCCGTTGGAGGAAGGGCTGGCGCGGTATGCCGAGGTGAGTCAGGGCGGCAGTGACAAGGTGATTTTGTTGCCGTAA
- a CDS encoding DUF1427 family protein, translated as MSYLISLVIGLGVGLLYGALDFRSPAPPAIALVGLLGMLAGEKVWPMGRQLVTGWIS; from the coding sequence ATGAGCTACCTCATCTCATTGGTCATCGGTCTGGGCGTCGGTCTGCTTTACGGCGCTCTTGATTTTCGTTCCCCCGCACCGCCGGCCATCGCGCTGGTAGGGCTGCTCGGCATGTTGGCGGGTGAGAAGGTGTGGCCAATGGGCCGGCAGCTGGTCACTGGCTGGATCTCCTGA
- a CDS encoding helix-turn-helix domain-containing protein yields the protein MALAAPPDLSDTDVPVQPLARTYPRGLYIEPHEHVWGQLLYAMSGVMWVETPHEALVVPPQRAVWLPPGMPHGIRVVSDLQMRNIYLRPSLAATLDDTVQVIEVGGLLRELIVGLVEQGDDGAPEYCEALVGLALLELRRARRSLLKIPLPDDSDRRLMNLCQAVMAAPSLDIAFEQHAENAGASVRTLARLFKDGLGMGFAEWRRQVQLATAVAELIQGVPVSAIARELGYSPSSFSDMFRRELGVAPSQFSAGQRQAEA from the coding sequence ATGGCCCTTGCCGCGCCCCCAGACCTGAGTGACACCGATGTGCCCGTGCAACCGCTGGCGCGCACCTATCCGCGCGGCTTGTACATCGAGCCGCATGAGCATGTCTGGGGGCAGTTGCTGTATGCGATGAGCGGGGTGATGTGGGTCGAGACGCCCCATGAAGCGCTGGTGGTGCCGCCGCAACGAGCGGTGTGGCTGCCGCCAGGTATGCCCCACGGGATTCGGGTGGTTTCGGATTTACAGATGCGCAACATCTATTTGCGGCCCTCATTGGCGGCGACGCTGGACGACACGGTTCAGGTGATCGAAGTCGGCGGACTGCTGCGTGAGCTGATCGTCGGGTTGGTGGAGCAGGGCGACGATGGCGCGCCCGAGTATTGCGAAGCGCTGGTCGGCCTGGCGCTGCTGGAGCTTAGGCGAGCCAGGCGCTCGCTGCTGAAAATCCCCTTGCCGGATGATTCCGACCGACGCCTGATGAACCTGTGCCAGGCGGTCATGGCCGCGCCATCGCTGGACATTGCCTTCGAACAACACGCCGAAAACGCCGGTGCCAGCGTGCGTACGCTGGCGCGGTTGTTCAAGGACGGTTTGGGCATGGGCTTCGCCGAATGGCGGCGCCAGGTGCAACTGGCGACGGCGGTGGCGGAGTTGATCCAGGGCGTGCCGGTCAGTGCGATTGCCCGGGAGCTGGGTTATTCACCGAGCAGCTTCAGCGACATGTTCCGACGGGAATTGGGCGTCGCGCCTTCGCAATTTTCGGCGGGCCAGCGTCAGGCCGAGGCATAA